A genomic stretch from Algoriphagus halophilus includes:
- a CDS encoding bifunctional UDP-3-O-[3-hydroxymyristoyl] N-acetylglucosamine deacetylase/3-hydroxyacyl-ACP dehydratase, with amino-acid sequence MKVKQHTIKKQVELSGVGLHTGVISNMTFLPAPPNHGIKFQRVDLEGRPTVDADCDLVVDVSRGTTLEQNGARVYTVEHVLAALVGMEIDNVLIQLDGPEPPIMDGSSIQFIDVLQDAGLEEQNALRRFFEVEESIQYKDPSREVEMVALPTDNYRVTVMVDYNSPVLGSQHASITDISQFIPEIASCRTFCFLHELEMLYNSNLIKGGDLNNAIVVVDRVVEEKELVHLAKMFNKQKVEVKKEGILNNVDLRYRNEPARHKLLDVVGDLALVGRPLKAQILAARPGHAANVAFAKKLKRAMEKSGSSHIPHYDPKLPPVMDINQISNILPHRYPFQLLDKIIYLDETVVAGVKNVTINEPFFMGHFPGNPVMPGVMQVEAMAQTGGILVLSTVEDPENYWTYFLGIENCKFRKMVLPGDTLIFKCELLAPIRRGIAKMRGEAYVGNTLVCEAVMTASITRKES; translated from the coding sequence ATGAAGGTAAAACAACATACCATCAAAAAGCAGGTGGAACTATCCGGAGTAGGACTTCATACTGGAGTAATTTCCAATATGACTTTCCTGCCAGCCCCACCAAATCATGGAATTAAGTTCCAACGAGTTGATCTAGAAGGTCGACCTACTGTGGACGCTGACTGCGACTTAGTAGTAGACGTTTCTAGAGGTACTACTTTGGAGCAAAATGGTGCTCGAGTATATACTGTTGAACACGTACTGGCAGCATTGGTCGGCATGGAAATAGACAACGTGCTGATTCAGCTAGATGGTCCAGAACCTCCGATTATGGATGGATCTTCTATCCAATTCATCGACGTCCTACAAGATGCTGGATTAGAAGAGCAGAATGCTTTGAGAAGATTCTTTGAGGTAGAAGAAAGCATTCAATACAAAGACCCTTCAAGAGAGGTGGAAATGGTGGCATTGCCCACTGATAATTACCGGGTCACAGTGATGGTGGATTACAACTCTCCAGTGTTGGGAAGTCAGCATGCATCTATCACTGATATCAGTCAATTCATCCCTGAAATAGCTTCCTGTAGAACATTCTGTTTTCTACATGAATTAGAAATGCTCTATAACTCCAACTTAATCAAAGGAGGAGATTTAAATAATGCCATTGTGGTGGTGGACCGCGTGGTAGAAGAAAAAGAATTAGTACATCTAGCCAAGATGTTTAATAAGCAGAAGGTAGAAGTGAAAAAAGAAGGCATTTTGAACAATGTGGATCTTCGCTACCGAAATGAACCTGCTAGACACAAGCTACTCGATGTAGTTGGTGACTTGGCATTAGTGGGTAGACCTTTGAAAGCCCAGATTTTAGCTGCTAGACCAGGTCATGCTGCAAACGTTGCTTTTGCGAAGAAATTGAAAAGAGCTATGGAAAAATCCGGCTCCTCCCATATACCACATTATGATCCAAAGCTGCCTCCAGTAATGGACATCAATCAGATCAGCAATATTTTGCCTCATAGATACCCTTTCCAATTATTGGATAAAATCATCTACTTGGATGAAACGGTAGTCGCCGGGGTAAAAAATGTAACGATCAACGAGCCTTTTTTCATGGGACACTTCCCAGGCAACCCAGTGATGCCAGGAGTCATGCAAGTAGAAGCCATGGCTCAAACAGGTGGAATTTTAGTATTAAGTACAGTAGAAGATCCAGAAAACTATTGGACTTATTTTCTTGGTATTGAAAACTGTAAGTTTAGAAAAATGGTGCTACCGGGAGACACCCTTATTTTTAAATGCGAACTTTTGGCTCCTATTAGAAGAGGCATTGCAAAGATGCGAGGAGAGGCTTATGTTGGAAACACATTAGTCTGTGAAGCAGTTATGACAGCCAGCATAACCCGTAAAGAATCATGA
- the lpxA gene encoding acyl-ACP--UDP-N-acetylglucosamine O-acyltransferase: MISPMAHVDPKANLGKNVTVDPFTMIHENVIIGDNSWIGPNVTIFPGARIGKNCKIFPGSVVAGIPQDLKFQGEESTVIIGDNTTIRECVTISRGTVDKQTTVIGSDCLLMAYVHVAHDCVLGSHVIIANSVQIAGHVSIDDWAIIGGSSAIHQFVKIGMHSMVSGGSLVRKDVPPFTKAAREPLSYAGVNSLGLRRRGFSSESIGHIQEVYRYLFLNSMNNSRALEEIEINLPATKERDEILNFIRSSERGVMKGYIN, encoded by the coding sequence ATGATAAGCCCAATGGCCCACGTAGACCCAAAAGCAAATTTGGGAAAGAATGTAACGGTGGATCCGTTCACCATGATCCATGAGAATGTGATCATTGGTGATAATTCATGGATCGGCCCGAACGTAACCATTTTCCCTGGTGCTAGAATTGGTAAAAACTGTAAGATTTTCCCTGGTTCAGTAGTGGCAGGAATTCCTCAGGATTTAAAATTTCAGGGGGAAGAATCAACGGTAATAATTGGAGATAATACAACCATCAGAGAATGTGTTACGATCAGCCGAGGAACAGTGGACAAGCAAACTACTGTCATTGGAAGTGACTGCTTATTAATGGCTTATGTACACGTGGCTCATGATTGTGTTCTGGGCAGCCATGTAATCATCGCAAACTCCGTTCAAATCGCTGGTCATGTTTCTATAGATGACTGGGCAATTATTGGAGGTTCCAGTGCCATTCATCAATTTGTGAAAATCGGAATGCACTCTATGGTTTCTGGCGGATCTTTGGTAAGAAAAGACGTACCTCCATTTACAAAAGCTGCGAGAGAACCGCTTTCCTATGCAGGTGTCAATTCACTTGGATTAAGAAGAAGAGGTTTTTCCAGTGAGTCTATAGGTCATATTCAGGAAGTATACAGGTATTTATTCCTGAATAGCATGAACAATAGCAGAGCTTTAGAAGAAATTGAAATCAATTTACCTGCTACCAAGGAGCGGGATGAAATCCTGAACTTCATCCGTTCATCCGAGCGCGGGGTCATGAAAGGTTATATCAATTAA
- a CDS encoding ABC transporter ATP-binding protein gives MFKIQLEKATKRFQYEWIFKNLDLTLESGESLAVTGSNGSGKSTLLKCISGAIPLTSGKVNYIYENQSISESDWFSYLSIAAPYMELPEEFTLEELLKFHFKFKNMISNFTVEKIISTLYLEQHAEKPIAQFSSGMKQRVKLGIALFSEVPLIFLDEPTSNLDKKGIQWYQNLIDTYKSDRTIFVCSNEPREYEFCTQKIKLEDYK, from the coding sequence ATGTTTAAAATCCAACTTGAAAAGGCTACAAAGCGATTTCAATATGAATGGATTTTTAAAAACCTGGATTTAACATTAGAATCAGGTGAATCTTTGGCTGTCACTGGAAGCAATGGTTCTGGTAAATCTACCTTGCTCAAATGCATCAGTGGTGCCATTCCCCTCACCTCAGGAAAAGTCAATTACATCTATGAAAACCAATCGATTTCAGAATCTGATTGGTTTTCTTATTTAAGTATTGCAGCGCCATACATGGAGCTGCCAGAGGAATTCACTCTGGAAGAGTTGTTGAAATTTCATTTCAAGTTCAAAAACATGATTTCCAATTTCACGGTAGAAAAGATCATTTCCACCCTGTATTTGGAACAACATGCTGAGAAACCAATCGCTCAGTTTTCTTCGGGAATGAAACAAAGAGTGAAACTCGGGATCGCATTATTTTCGGAAGTGCCGCTGATATTTTTGGACGAACCTACATCCAATCTCGATAAAAAAGGAATTCAATGGTACCAAAATTTGATCGATACCTATAAATCGGATCGAACTATTTTCGTTTGTTCCAATGAACCTAGAGAATATGAGTTTTGTACACAAAAAATAAAACTAGAGGACTACAAATAA
- a CDS encoding endonuclease MutS2, which translates to MIYPSNLEQKINFGKVKELLKEECTSPLGMSYVDKVSFSSDHKLVEKLLDQTHEFFQILVSGEVFPSSNFTNLYPFLEKAKLEGAFLDQEDFHEVKLALYTLRGCITFFKKFVDEYPALSQLLGLLVDLDLSLLKSIEQVIDEKGKIRSNASRDLQLIRNQIIFEEGRLRKVMERIFKEARAKGLTPEDSAMTIRGGRMVIPVAAENKRKLRGFIHDESATGQTVFMEPEEALDINNEIRDLEYMERREIIKILTTLTDKLRPAIPALRKATNYLGLMDFVRAKAKFAQKTESVKPEITKERQLTWTKARHPLLEMALKSQGKKIIPLDVKLGGHERLLVISGPNAGGKSVTLKTVALLQYMLQCGLLIPVQPDSKSSLFDNFFIDIGDEQNLENDLSTYSSHLMSMKHFTQFSNRKTILFIDEFGTGTEPQFGGAIAESILLALNKLGAFGIVTTHYGNLKQVANKNQGLVNGAMRYDVDKLEPMYQLEIGKPGSSFALEIASKIGISKDILQYAKDHIGEERVRYDRLLTQLENEKNQYTSLLADAKAKERLLKTRLREYNELKETLELTKKRYIQEAKQEAKALLDQTNKKIESTIRQIKEDKADKEATKKIRQELETFKEEVKPEKMAIKDPEIVVIGGKISNGDWVRLKDNGAIAQVLQVKNKEVELSIGELKSNVKLSRLEKISQTQVKKELKSSSKRSGYNTNEKLMDFSPNLDLRGKRGEEVLSIIQTFIDEGFMFGVKDLRIVHGKGDGILRDITRNLLRTMPQVARLEDEHPDRGGAGVTLVTLK; encoded by the coding sequence ATGATATACCCCTCTAATTTAGAGCAAAAAATAAATTTCGGAAAGGTCAAGGAATTGCTGAAGGAGGAATGTACTTCTCCTTTGGGAATGAGTTATGTAGATAAAGTTTCCTTTTCCTCTGATCACAAATTGGTCGAAAAACTCCTAGACCAAACTCATGAATTTTTTCAGATCCTGGTTTCAGGGGAAGTTTTTCCTTCCTCCAATTTCACGAATCTTTATCCTTTTTTAGAAAAAGCCAAATTAGAAGGCGCATTTCTAGATCAGGAGGACTTTCATGAAGTGAAGTTGGCCCTATATACCTTGAGAGGATGTATTACATTTTTTAAAAAATTCGTGGATGAATACCCAGCCCTAAGTCAACTCTTAGGCTTATTGGTTGATCTGGATTTAAGCTTGCTGAAATCGATAGAACAAGTAATCGACGAAAAAGGGAAAATCAGGAGTAATGCGAGTAGAGACCTTCAATTGATAAGGAACCAGATCATTTTTGAAGAGGGAAGGTTAAGAAAGGTAATGGAAAGAATCTTTAAAGAGGCAAGGGCCAAAGGGCTAACTCCTGAAGATTCGGCGATGACCATCCGTGGAGGCCGAATGGTGATTCCAGTGGCAGCGGAAAATAAGAGGAAGCTACGAGGCTTTATCCATGATGAATCTGCAACGGGACAAACGGTCTTTATGGAGCCAGAAGAGGCCTTGGATATCAATAATGAAATCAGGGATTTGGAATACATGGAGCGCCGTGAGATCATCAAAATACTCACGACTCTAACTGATAAACTGAGACCTGCAATCCCAGCATTAAGGAAAGCAACAAATTACCTGGGCTTGATGGATTTTGTCAGGGCAAAAGCAAAATTTGCTCAGAAAACAGAGAGTGTAAAACCTGAGATTACCAAAGAAAGACAACTGACTTGGACCAAAGCAAGGCACCCCCTGTTAGAAATGGCTTTGAAAAGCCAAGGAAAGAAGATCATTCCTTTGGATGTGAAATTAGGAGGGCATGAGCGTCTGTTAGTGATTTCAGGACCCAACGCAGGAGGTAAGTCTGTTACCCTCAAAACGGTCGCTTTGCTTCAATATATGTTGCAATGTGGTTTGTTAATACCTGTCCAGCCTGATTCAAAAAGCTCACTTTTTGATAATTTCTTCATTGATATTGGAGATGAGCAGAATCTTGAAAATGACTTGAGTACATATAGCTCACACTTAATGAGTATGAAGCATTTTACTCAATTTTCAAACAGGAAAACCATCCTCTTTATTGATGAATTTGGAACAGGGACGGAACCACAGTTTGGAGGGGCGATTGCTGAATCAATTTTGCTGGCTTTGAATAAATTAGGAGCCTTTGGTATTGTGACTACCCATTATGGAAACCTGAAACAGGTAGCCAATAAAAACCAAGGGCTGGTAAATGGAGCCATGCGCTATGATGTGGATAAATTGGAGCCAATGTATCAATTGGAAATTGGTAAACCCGGGTCTTCTTTTGCTTTGGAAATTGCCTCCAAAATCGGGATATCCAAAGATATTCTTCAATATGCAAAGGATCACATCGGAGAAGAACGGGTTCGCTACGATAGATTGTTGACCCAGCTTGAAAATGAGAAGAATCAATACACCAGCCTATTGGCAGATGCCAAAGCAAAAGAAAGGTTACTCAAGACCAGGCTCAGAGAATACAATGAACTGAAAGAAACCTTAGAGCTTACAAAAAAACGATACATTCAAGAGGCCAAACAAGAAGCCAAAGCATTATTGGATCAGACCAATAAAAAAATCGAATCTACTATCCGTCAGATAAAGGAAGACAAAGCAGATAAGGAGGCCACAAAAAAAATCCGACAGGAACTCGAAACATTTAAAGAGGAGGTAAAACCTGAAAAAATGGCCATTAAAGATCCGGAGATCGTGGTGATAGGTGGCAAAATCTCCAATGGAGATTGGGTCAGATTAAAAGATAATGGAGCGATTGCTCAAGTGCTTCAGGTGAAAAATAAGGAAGTGGAACTTTCAATTGGAGAGTTGAAATCCAATGTTAAGCTTTCTAGATTGGAGAAAATCTCCCAAACCCAGGTGAAAAAGGAATTGAAGTCATCTTCCAAAAGAAGTGGGTATAACACCAACGAGAAACTCATGGATTTTTCTCCAAACTTGGATTTGAGAGGAAAAAGGGGGGAAGAAGTGCTGTCGATCATCCAGACATTTATTGATGAAGGATTTATGTTTGGAGTCAAAGACCTAAGGATCGTTCATGGAAAAGGTGATGGAATCCTAAGAGATATTACCAGGAATTTATTGAGAACTATGCCTCAAGTAGCAAGGTTGGAGGACGAGCATCCTGATCGTGGTGGAGCTGGGGTAACCTTGGTAACCTTAAAATAG
- a CDS encoding DUF4296 domain-containing protein codes for MKRLLLICLSLLFVASCSEDEKPEGLLSQDKMINVLIDIQITEGIASAIPVAYDSSEVLYKLMEKEVFKKHQVEDSVFTQSLRYYLQYPGIMDNMYAQILDSLAARETIGIKKDEGEIF; via the coding sequence GTGAAACGATTACTACTAATTTGTTTAAGTCTACTTTTTGTAGCCTCTTGCTCCGAAGATGAGAAACCAGAAGGTTTGTTGAGTCAGGATAAAATGATTAATGTCCTGATTGATATACAGATAACGGAGGGGATTGCCAGTGCAATACCAGTAGCCTATGATTCTTCTGAGGTTTTATACAAGCTAATGGAAAAAGAAGTCTTCAAAAAACATCAAGTGGAAGATTCAGTTTTTACTCAAAGCCTCCGATACTACCTGCAATACCCAGGAATCATGGATAATATGTATGCACAAATTTTAGATTCGTTGGCGGCAAGAGAAACAATTGGAATTAAAAAAGACGAAGGAGAGATTTTCTAA
- a CDS encoding DUF58 domain-containing protein, with the protein MNQLFSKLRKYEIMIRKVANNHLQGEYQSLFKGSGLEFDDLRPYQYGDDVRTIEWKVSAKGHGTFVKTFREDKDQCVYFLLDISGSQDIGQVGNKKIDQGKTIAGVLNLAAVFDGSQVGLISFSDQKENLILPGKGPKQGVKMVRGIFEHENKSLKTDLNAMFTFALNLIKKRSVIIVISDFIDEGYERPFRALAERHDLVAIQLTDPRESALPSLGIIPIYDKERGKTTWVNTAFGSFSKKIAETFSSERVNLQEICKKNQINYLSIDTSQDIVAPLIELFKYRNKRMKRG; encoded by the coding sequence ATGAATCAACTATTCAGTAAGCTTAGAAAATACGAGATAATGATCCGAAAAGTGGCAAACAACCACTTGCAAGGAGAATACCAATCTCTTTTCAAAGGCTCTGGCTTGGAATTTGACGACTTACGCCCCTATCAATACGGAGATGATGTAAGAACGATCGAATGGAAAGTGTCTGCAAAAGGTCATGGCACATTTGTAAAGACCTTTCGGGAAGACAAAGATCAATGTGTTTATTTCTTGTTGGACATCAGCGGAAGCCAAGATATTGGTCAAGTAGGAAACAAGAAAATAGATCAGGGTAAAACCATTGCCGGTGTTCTTAATCTGGCTGCTGTTTTTGATGGAAGTCAGGTTGGACTTATTAGCTTTTCTGATCAAAAAGAGAACCTGATTCTTCCTGGTAAAGGGCCAAAACAAGGTGTAAAGATGGTTAGAGGAATCTTTGAACATGAAAACAAATCTTTGAAAACTGATTTGAATGCCATGTTTACCTTCGCCTTAAACCTTATCAAGAAAAGAAGTGTCATCATTGTGATTTCTGACTTTATTGATGAAGGATACGAAAGACCTTTCAGAGCCCTTGCAGAAAGACATGACTTGGTTGCAATCCAGTTGACTGATCCAAGGGAATCCGCCCTACCTTCACTGGGAATTATTCCTATCTATGATAAAGAGAGAGGAAAAACCACTTGGGTAAATACAGCTTTCGGAAGCTTTTCAAAAAAAATAGCTGAAACCTTTTCTTCGGAACGAGTGAACCTTCAAGAAATATGCAAAAAGAATCAGATCAATTACCTAAGTATTGATACGAGTCAAGATATTGTAGCCCCATTGATTGAATTATTTAAGTACAGAAACAAAAGAATGAAACGTGGGTAA
- a CDS encoding vWA domain-containing protein: MQEQLAEFFSWSWFLPETFKSYEWENLWILHLLWIIPALMLLRIFVKFLKNPVLELSLPKRAAKNNPWTYLRLIPTGFFFLALVMIVIALGRPQRSNERVEQFTEGIDIVLVMDISESMDLQDFTPNRLEAAKSTAVDFINGRFGDRIGMVVFAGEAYSLAPLTNDYQLLTDLIEDISFNMMEAKGTAIGSAIASATNRMKESESASKVLILLSDGESNAGNVDPLFAAELASALDIKIYTIAVGKDGMVPYGTDFFGRPQMVESYLDETTLREIAKIGNGEFFRASDGGTLNNIFERIDTLEKAEVIENRYKETSDYYRVYLFWGMLLFFIWLLLKSSFLNNFLLD, encoded by the coding sequence ATGCAAGAGCAACTAGCTGAGTTTTTTAGCTGGTCTTGGTTTTTGCCTGAGACCTTCAAATCATACGAATGGGAAAATCTTTGGATTCTGCATTTGCTCTGGATCATTCCTGCGCTTATGCTTTTGAGAATTTTCGTGAAGTTTTTGAAAAATCCTGTTTTAGAGCTTTCACTTCCTAAAAGAGCCGCAAAAAACAATCCATGGACGTACCTTAGACTTATTCCTACAGGATTCTTCTTCTTGGCCTTGGTCATGATCGTGATCGCCTTAGGAAGACCTCAGCGAAGTAACGAACGGGTAGAGCAATTTACGGAAGGAATAGACATTGTTTTAGTGATGGATATTTCGGAGTCCATGGATCTTCAGGATTTTACTCCGAATCGTTTGGAAGCCGCTAAATCCACTGCCGTTGACTTTATCAATGGACGTTTTGGAGATAGAATTGGGATGGTGGTGTTTGCGGGAGAAGCGTATTCACTTGCACCATTGACGAATGATTATCAGCTATTGACAGATTTGATAGAGGATATTTCATTTAATATGATGGAAGCAAAAGGTACAGCTATCGGATCGGCAATAGCTTCAGCAACCAATCGAATGAAAGAATCTGAGTCTGCTTCCAAAGTGTTGATTTTGTTGAGTGATGGTGAAAGCAATGCCGGGAATGTAGATCCACTGTTTGCGGCGGAGCTTGCCTCTGCATTGGACATTAAAATATATACCATCGCTGTAGGAAAAGATGGAATGGTTCCATACGGGACTGATTTTTTTGGAAGACCTCAAATGGTCGAAAGTTACTTGGACGAAACTACCCTGAGAGAAATTGCTAAAATTGGGAATGGGGAGTTTTTCAGGGCTTCCGATGGCGGTACACTAAATAATATCTTTGAAAGAATTGATACCCTGGAAAAAGCTGAAGTGATAGAAAATAGGTATAAGGAGACTTCAGATTATTATCGAGTTTATTTATTCTGGGGCATGCTATTATTCTTTATCTGGTTACTTCTGAAAAGTAGCTTTCTCAATAATTTCTTACTTGATTAA
- the hemN gene encoding oxygen-independent coproporphyrinogen III oxidase, which yields MTLSPELIEKYNKPAPRYTSYPTVPLWENNLLSATWEALVQTAFEQFGAQEGITLYIHLPFCESLCSYCGCNKRITKNHSVEIPYLDAVLAEWKKYLKLFNSKPKLAGIHLGGGTPTFFQPESLEYFLSEIIQNAEVLESAEFSFEGHPNNTTLAHLQTLNSLGFDRVSYGIQDFDSNVQQAIHRLQPLEKVIEATENARKSGYTSINFDLIYGLPHQTIASLEDTFEKVADLKPDRIAFYSYAHLPSVFPAQKSFESYLPADIEKRELYEFGRKKLIDLGYEEVGMDHFALPNDPLNLAKHQGTLHRNFMGYTTSPSKILIGLGASSISDIHLGYAQNEKNIEAYKETLNKDQWAIQKGHVLTEDDIQIREIILDLICRNEAHIPFKVWEKLNEDQIFKLKNMESENLVRIEDEQLIITEIGVAIIRHVCKQLDLRLAENQKHHQVFSKAI from the coding sequence ATGACTTTATCACCAGAACTTATAGAAAAGTATAATAAACCTGCCCCTCGTTATACTTCTTATCCAACGGTACCACTTTGGGAAAATAATCTTCTTTCAGCAACTTGGGAAGCGCTTGTTCAAACTGCTTTTGAACAGTTTGGAGCGCAAGAAGGAATTACTTTGTACATCCACCTTCCCTTTTGTGAAAGCCTTTGCTCCTATTGTGGCTGTAATAAGCGAATTACAAAAAACCATTCGGTAGAAATCCCTTATTTGGATGCTGTGCTAGCAGAATGGAAAAAATACCTGAAGCTTTTTAATAGCAAACCCAAACTAGCTGGAATTCATCTAGGCGGTGGAACACCTACCTTTTTCCAACCTGAGTCCTTAGAATATTTTCTGAGCGAAATTATTCAAAACGCTGAAGTCTTGGAATCGGCTGAATTCAGTTTTGAAGGGCATCCCAACAACACTACGTTGGCCCATTTACAAACCTTAAATAGTCTTGGATTTGATCGAGTGAGTTATGGAATTCAAGATTTTGACTCGAATGTACAGCAGGCTATTCACAGACTTCAACCTTTGGAAAAGGTAATTGAAGCTACTGAAAATGCCCGGAAATCAGGGTATACCTCCATTAACTTTGATTTGATTTATGGATTGCCACATCAGACTATAGCTTCTCTAGAGGATACTTTTGAGAAGGTAGCTGATTTAAAACCAGACCGCATTGCTTTTTATTCTTATGCGCATCTACCAAGTGTTTTTCCTGCCCAAAAGAGCTTTGAAAGCTATTTGCCAGCGGATATTGAAAAGCGTGAACTTTATGAATTTGGAAGAAAAAAACTAATTGACCTGGGATACGAGGAGGTAGGAATGGACCATTTCGCCCTACCCAATGACCCCCTGAACTTGGCTAAGCATCAGGGTACTTTGCATAGAAATTTTATGGGCTATACCACCTCTCCTTCCAAGATATTGATTGGCTTGGGAGCAAGCAGTATTAGTGATATCCACCTTGGCTATGCTCAAAACGAAAAGAATATTGAAGCCTACAAAGAAACCTTGAACAAGGATCAATGGGCGATTCAAAAGGGACACGTTTTGACAGAGGATGATATTCAGATCAGGGAGATCATTCTGGACTTGATTTGTAGAAATGAAGCGCATATCCCTTTCAAGGTTTGGGAAAAGTTAAATGAAGATCAGATTTTCAAACTAAAAAATATGGAATCTGAAAATCTCGTTAGAATAGAAGACGAACAATTAATCATCACTGAAATAGGGGTGGCCATTATTCGTCATGTATGTAAGCAGCTAGACCTTAGATTGGCCGAAAACCAAAAACATCATCAGGTATTTAGCAAAGCCATTTAA